The Euphorbia lathyris chromosome 8, ddEupLath1.1, whole genome shotgun sequence genome has a window encoding:
- the LOC136202563 gene encoding LOW QUALITY PROTEIN: histidine kinase 5-like (The sequence of the model RefSeq protein was modified relative to this genomic sequence to represent the inferred CDS: inserted 8 bases in 6 codons; deleted 2 bases in 1 codon; substituted 2 bases at 2 genomic stop codons), with amino-acid sequence MGNDDQIEDVDIEIEVVLSMWPEDIDSEKPYNIEKPRGDQDMLEEVTIVEEPSIVDFHRLIKLTSYTGRGSSQLAYLVKHWEYQQANDVRLLREELDILNQQREEVELKKLEILEDFWFQEEGYWXXASITILDEVIDIYQVLPRRKRDFKVQNKKAEIXAECDTVAYWKQRAAHLEKLLKASVQREQAVTDKLQESIKNLEKQSSPIEELSQILKRADNFLHFILQNAPVVMGHQDNELRYRFIYNHFPTLQEQDILGKTDVEIFTGAGVKESQDFKREVLVKGLPAKREITFETELFGSKTFLIYVEPFFSKSGETIGINYMGMEVSDQVRKREKMAKLREERAVQKAKETELNKTIHITEETMRAKQMLATMSHEIRSPLSGVVSMAEILSTAKLDAEQRQLLXFRPREVVKHVLQTAAASLQKVLTLEGRIADDVPFEVIGDVLRIRQILTNLVSNAIKFTHEGKVGINLYVVAEACLEKAERIVENALKEEKCTSTSQTNNDQNGSHQNHVIEEEEPQFPETRVWLRCDVYDTGIGIPENDLPSLFNKYMQVSADHARKYGGTGLGLTICKQLVELLGGGLTVSSXTFTFVLPYKVSSTCDSSDDPDELSEMSDHDTXHETAGFFMFQPLNKKTSEHQGLCPGHERSDISCQCSSSYSPQVPSSKLQPKILLVEDNKINLMVAESMMKQLGHSIDVVNNGREAVRVVQCNYYDLVLMDVYMPVMDDLQATRLIRSFEETGSWDEAXKRGIEFCKPSPTSSQNVQGYLPSKRIPIIAMTANALSESAEECXSMDSFISKPLTFQKLKECLEQHFR; translated from the exons ATGGGAAATGATGATCAAATAGAAGACGTAGACATAGAAATTGAAGTTGTTCTTTCAATGTGGCCTGAAGACATAGACAGTGAGAAGCCTTACAACATCGAAAAGCCGAGAGGTGATCAAGACATGTTAGAAGAGGTCACAATAGTTGAGGAGCCAAGTATAGTCGATTTCCATCGCCTTATCAAGCTCACAAGTTACACGGGTAGAGGCTCTTCGCAGCTAGCATACCTCGTAAAGCATTGGGAATATCAGCAGGCAAATGATGTCCGTCTTCTTCGAGAAGAGCTTGACATCCTCAACCAACAAAGGGAGGAAGTTGAGCTCAAGAAACTCGAAATATTGGAAGATTTTTGGTTCCAAGAAGAAGGATAC TGGTGATAAGCGTCCATAACTATACTAGACGAAGTTATCGATATCTATCAAGTTCTTCCGAGGAGGAAAAGGGACTTCAAAGTTCAAAACAAGAAGGCAGAAA AAGCAGAATGTGACACTGTTGCATACTGGAAACAGCGAGCCGCGCACTTGGAGAAGCTGTTGAAGGCAAGTGTTCAGCGGGAACAAGCAGTTACGGATAAGTTACAAGAAAGCATAAAAAATCTCGAAAAACAGTCTTCACCGATCGAAGAACTGTCTCAGATTCTTAAAAGAGCAGACAATTTCTTGCATTTTATACTTCAAAATGCTCCCGTTGTCATGGGGCATCAG GATAACGAGTTGAGATATCGCTTTATCTATAATCATTTTCCTACTTTGCAAGAGCAG GACATTTTGGGGAAGACAGATGTAGAAATTTTCACAGGAGCAGGAGTGAAGGAATCACAAGATTTCAAGAGGGAAGTTTTGGTAAAAGGATTGCCTGCAAAGAGGGAAATTACATTCGAGACGGAATTATTCGGATCGAAAACATTTCTGATTTATGTTGAACCTTTTTTTAGCAAATCAGGGGAGACAATTGGGATAAATTATATGGGAATGGAAGTATCTGATCAGGTaagaaaacgagaaaaaatggCGAAACTTCGAGAAGAGAGAGCAGTACAGAAAGCCAAAGAAACAGAACTCAACAAAACAATCCATATAACAG AGGAGACAATGCGCGCAAAGCAAATGCTAGCAACGATGTCTCATGAGATAAGGTCTCCTTTGTCAGGGGTAGTAAGCATGGCTGAGATTCTATCCACCGCGAAGCTTGACGCCGAACAAAGGCAGCTGC AATTTCGACCGAGAGAGGTAGTCAAGCATGTCCTTCAGACAGCTGCTGCATCATTGCAAAAAGTTCTGACCTTAGAAGGACGGATAGCTGATGATGTCCCGTTTGAG GTCATTGGAGATGTGTTGAGGATTAGGCAAATACTTACCAATTTGGTCAG TAATGCAATCAAATTTACTCATGAAGGAAAGGTAGGGATAAACCTTTATGTTGTAGCAGAAGCGTGCCTCGAAAAAGCCGAACGAATTGTGGAAAATGCATTGAAAGAGGAAAAATGCACATCAACATCTCAAACAAACAATGATCAAAATGGTAGTCATCAAAATCATGTGATTGAAGAGGAGGAACCTCAATTTCCCGAAACAAGGGTGTGGCTGCGCTGCGATGTTTATGACACTGGAATCGGAATACCAG AAAATGATTTGCCTTCTCTATTCAATAAATACATGCAAGTCAGTGCAGATCATGCTCGAAAATATGGCGGGACGGGACTTGGACTTACAATATGCAAACAGCTA GTTGAGTTACTGGGAGGCGGTCTCACTGTGTCGAG AACATTCACATTTGTTTTACCATACAAAGTATCATCGACGTGTGATTCTTCCGATGATCCCGATGAGCTCTCGGAAATGAGTGATCACGATAC ACACGAAACAGCTGGCTTCTTTATGTTCCAACCTTTAAATAAAAAGACAAGTGAACATCAAGGATTATGTCCGGGACACGAAAGATCCGATATAAGTTGTCAATGCTCATCTAGTTACAGTCCTCAAGTACCCTCATCAAAGTTACAACCTAAGATCCTTCTCGTTGAAGACAACAAGATTAATCTAATGGTGGCCGAGTCGATGATGAAGCAATTAGGCCATTCCATAGATGTCGTTAACAACGGACGCGAAGCTGTCCGAGTAGTTCAATGCAACTACTATGATCTTGTTTTAATG GATGTCTACATGCCTGTTATGGATGACCTTCAAGCCACAAGATTGATTCGGTCTTTCGAAGAAACGGGCAGCTGGGATGAAG AAAAGCGCGGAATTGAATTCTGCAAACCTTCGCCAACTTCATCACAGAATGTTCAAGGATATTTGCCTTCGAAACGGATACCAATAATCGCA ATGACAGCAAATGCATTATCAGAGAGTGCAGAAGAAT TAAGTATGGATTCGTTCATCTCGAAACCTCTCACGTTTCAGAAACTTAAAGAGTGTCTCGAACAACATTTTCGATAG